Genomic DNA from Hymenobacter jejuensis:
CGCGACCGCGACCCGGCGGCCAAAACGAGCACCACAGCCGTCAAAAACCGGCGGGCGTTTATCAAAGGCTATATCCCGGTCTGGAACCACCCCCATCTGAAGGTGATTTTGGGCTTCAACTATGACCGGGAAGAATTTCAGTTTGCGGCCCCCGACAATTCGGCGTTCTATCGCAACCTTGAAGATAAGGGCCTGAAAACGCTCGGCACGCAGCTGGCCGTTATCCGCCCCATCGACGAGGTGCATTGGTTTCTGGGCCGCGTAAAAGGCGAACTCAACGGCGACTACACCTCCTCGGAGCTAACCATTCCGGATTATCTGAAGGTATCAGGCGAGTTTTTCTACGGCTGGAAGCGGAGCGCGACGTTTTCGTGGGGCGTGGGTCTGCAGCTGGGCTACACATTTGGCCGGCAAAGCATTTATCCGGCCGTAATCTACAACCGCACTTTCAACGACCGCTGGGGCGTGGAAGCGTTGTTTCCGGCCCGCGTGACCGTGCGCCGCAACCTGAGCCCCCGCACGCTGCTGCTGGCGGGCTACACCGTCGATGGTCTTAACTACAACATCAACCTGCGCGAAAAGCTGGCCAACGGCCTCCAGACCCTGATCGTGCGTGAAACAGAAGTGAAAGGGCGGTTACGGCTGGAGCGCGAAATCTATGATTTCATCTGGTTTGGCCTAGAAGGCGGCTACCGCTACAACTACTCGTTCAACGCGTTCGACAAGGAGGGCAACAAGAGGAGCATCTTCAGCCTAGGCGGCGGTACCCGGCCCAAGATCATTTCCAACTCGCTGGGCGGTGCCCCCTACGCTGCCGTTGAGCTGTTTTTGGTACCCCCGAGAAAATTTCTGAAAAAGACGGCAAGCGAGTAATAATTCGGCGAAAAATTACAAACGTTTGAAATGCCCCGCACAGCATCCGTACGGGGTTTTTCAGACCTTTACGGTTGCGTTTAGTTACTGAATACAGGTTTGTTATTAATAATATTCAATTATATATTGCAATTATTATACGCCCTGATCTTACTGAACTATAAACACTTATTTGCATGAGCAACGGACTTCAAGCCTCCGCTCCCTTCGCACCCCCTAAAAGCACAAAAAGTTACCCCATAAAATCAGTCCGTTCCAAAGGGTGGCCCAATAGCCGGTACTTTGCCATAGGGTTTGCGTTGCAGGGCATCCTGATCGTGGGGGCATTAGTGGCACTCTATCTGTCACTGGGCCAGCAGCATACAAGCTTGGTAGAATGGGATGCCAAATGGTACGATTCGATCCGGGCCAATGGCTACGAATTCAAGCCGCGCGGCATGAGCAACGCGGGCTTTTTTCCGCTGCTTCCGGTGGTGTGGCGTATGCTCTCGCTTAACGCCTTGGGAATGAGCCTCTTGAATATGGGGCTTGCCATAACGGCTATGTGGCTGTTGCGGCGGTATCTGCAGATACGCCTCACCACGCTATGGCTGTATTCGGCGCTGCCGTCGGTTATGTTTTTGTATCTGCCTTATACTGAGGCACTTTTCTTTCTAAGCTCTTCTCTAGTTCTGATTTCGCTGGCTTATTCGCAACGGGTAGGGCAGGGAGCCGCAATGCTGATGGGGGCGCTCACGCGCGTTACGGCCATCTTCTACCTGCCGGCTCTGGTTGTGGTAGAAGCCGTGGCGGCCTGGCAGGAGCCGCGCTCGTTTTGGGTGCGGGCGCGGCGCATAGTCACGTACGGCGCCCTAACCGGCCTGGGCCTGGTGAGCGTAATGGTGTACCAGTGGTCTCAGACCGGGGTGTGGTTTGCGTACAGCAAAGCGCAGTCGCTGGGCTGGGACCATCACTTGCGCCTGACCAAAGTGCCTTTTATCAGTGCCAGCAACAGCATCCTGTGGCTCGACGGGCTGGCCTTCCTGACGGGCATCTCGGCCGGCCTGTGGGCCTGCTGGAGGCTGTTGCTGGTGGTACTACGCGACAAACAGGAAGCCCCCACGCCGGCCGAGCTGTTTTCGGCGGTCTTTTTGGGTACGGCTACGGTGCATGCCGTGCTGTTTGCCTCAGTTGGGCCGGAGGGCAATACCTCCCTGATTAGCATGCACCGCTACATCTTTGGCACTCCGTTCTTCCTGGTTCTGCTGAATAAGTTTCTGCCAACGCAGGCTCCCAACTGGCGCTCGGCGCTGCGGTTGCTCGTGCCGATAGCGATCATAACGGGCCTGCTGGGCATGCTTAGCAAGCGCGAATTCGTGATTCAGCTATCGCCGGTTGGGCCGGTACCAGGCTTGCTGTACGCCTTGTTTGTGCTCGTGTATGGCTCGATGTGGGTGGTAGCGGGCACGCGCTGGGGGCGCGTACTGCTTTACGGCTGCAGCCTGCTGATGCAAATGGCGTATCTGTGGTCGTTTTCGGTGGGCCGCTGGGTGGGCTAGCGCAGCAGGGCGAAATTCGGAACCTAGAACACGGGTTACTCCCGGTTTCTTTTGGGTTGCATGGCTAAGTGTCAGATTATCAGGTGATTACGAAAAGGGCCGCCCAAGTTAATTGGGTGGCCCTTTTCGTCTTCTAACCTACCATCGGCTATCGAGTCGGTGCTAAATGCTCAGCGTCGCCGGTCCGAATTCCTCAAAATGGATGGCCGCCCGCGGGACGCCCAGTGCGTCCAGGTCCTGCACCTGCTTGCGGATGAAAGGGGCCGGGCCACACACGTAATGGTCGGCTTCCTGGAGGAGTGTGCCGCCGTTGAGCTGTTGCAGGTCTACGATGCCTTCGTAGTGGCCCTCGACCTGCAGGTCGGGCTCGAGCGAATCATAGAAAATGTGCTTGTGTACGTTGCCGTGGCGGGCGGCCAGCTGCGCCACCGGCTCGCGGAAGGCATGCACTTTGGTGTTGCGGCTACCATGCACCCACACGATTTCGCGGTTGCTGTCCGTCGTGACGAGGTATTCCAGCATGCTCAGCAGGGGCGTCTGGCCCACGCCGCCGCTGACGAACACCACGGGCGTCTGCTTGTCGGTTTCCAGCGTAAAATCGCCGGCCGGCGGGGCTACCTCCACGATGTCGCCCTCCTGTACGTGTTGGTGCAAGCGGTTGCTAATCATGCCGCTAGGATGGCTGGGGTTGCCGGCTTCCTTTTTCACAGAGATGCGGTAGTATTCTTCGTTTGGGGCACTGGAAAGGCTGTACTGGCGCGGCTGAAACAGGTTCAGCTCGGGCAGAAACAGCCGCAGGCTTACGTACTGACCTGGCTGGAAACCGGCCACTTTGCCCCCGTCAGTGGGGTAGAGGTAGAAGGACGTGATTTCGGCTGACTCTTCCACCTTGCGCTTCACCGTGAAGGGACGCCAGCCCGTCCAGCCGCCATCCTGGCTGACGGCTTTCTGGTAAAGGCCGCTTTCCAAGCCACTCATCAGGGCGGCCAGCTCGCCGTAAGCGTTCTCCCAGGCATCGAGTAGGGCCGGTGTGGCTGCTTCGCCCAGCACTTCCGCAATGGAGGCCAGCAGGTGCTTGCCCACGATGGCATAGTGCTCGGGCCGAATGTCGAGGCTGACGTGCTTGTGCCCGATTTTGGTCACGGCCGGCACCAGCACCGACGGATCTTCGATGTGCTCGGCGTAGGCCAGCACGGCCAGCGCTAAGGCCATTTGCTGCTTGCCGTTCTGTTGGTTGCCCATGTTGAAGACGTTTTTCAACTCGGGGTTGTGCTCAAACATGCGGCGGTAAAAATGAGTGGTCAGGGCCACGCCGTGCTCTTTCAGGGTATCTACGGTAGCCGTAACGAGGGCTTTCTGGTCGGGAGTCATAAGGGGCAATTCAGGTCGTACTGTTCAATGACGCCGCAAAGGTCGGGGCGCCGCCCAGGCCGGAACCTGACAAAAATCATCCTCCTGCCTGATCTTCCACAGGGAAACGGAAAACCGGAGGGGCCACCTTCGCAGCGCTTTTCTACCTAACGCGTTCTGCTATGACCTCCGCCTCCGAAGCTTCACCTCGCCTTAACAACGCCCCGCAACCTATTTTGGCTGCCGACCTCACTGTACTGGATCTGGTGGCGGCCAAGCTCCAGCTCCTGCAAGCGCCGGCCTGGCAAACCAGCGACCGCAGTTCTTCCGTGCTGTTCAAATCGGAAGGTATAAGGCTGGTAATGATGGTCTTACGCAAAGGAGCGGAGTTGAAGACGCACACCGCACCGGGCACCCTCAGCGTACAGGTGCTCGAAGGCCACATCAGCTTTTACACCGAGCAGCAGTCGGCTGACCTGCAGACGGACCACGTGCTGACGCTGCCACCGGGCGTTCCGCACAGAGTGGTGGCCCGGCAGGAATCCGTGTTTCTGCTGACCATAGCCATACCCGTGAAAACGATATAATTACCTGCTAGTACTGGCTGGCAGGGCCGTGGCGGTGCTTTTTCCGGGGCAGCATTTAAACAGTCAAGCCCCGAACCTACTAGGTTCGGGGCTTGACAAAAGTGGGGCGTTACTTGGCTTTATGACTGCGTTTCGGGGTCTCAGGCGCTGGCAGGGCCGCTTTGGGCTTGGGAGCCGGTTTGCTGCCTAGCTTTTTTAGATAGTCGTAGGTGGCAAACTGGGCCCGCACCTGCGGCGCATTAGGGTCTTCCTGCCCCAGAAAGTTGTTGTGGCAATCGCGCGACTTGACGTTGTCCTGGCGCTGTAAATCGAGGAGGTGGCGGACTTCGGCGCGCAGCTTGGGGTCGAGAATGGGGAAGGCGACCTCCACGCGGCGGTCGAGGTTGCGCGACATCCAGTCCGACGAGGCTACGTACACTTTCTCCTCGCCGCCGTTGCCAAACACGTACACGCGGGCGTGCTCCAGGTAGCGGTCTACGAGGCCACGCTGCTGAATATTAGCGCTTTGGCCTTCCAACCCCGGCACCAAGCACGAAATGCCCCGGATGAGCAACTCCACCCGCACGCCAGCTTGGTCGGCTTCGTAGAGCTTCAGAATCATTTGCTCATCCTGTAACGCATTGAGCTTCAATATGATATAGGCATCTTTGCCGGCTTTGGCTAGTTTTATCTCCTTGTCAATCAAAGAGTTGAGCTTTTTGCGTAGCTCAAAAGGCGCAACCAGCAATTGCTCGAAGCCGGTTTTGGGCTGGTGGTCGTGGAAGTAACGGAACACCTCGCCCATTTCACGGGTAAGGCGCTGGTCGGCTGTGAACAGGCCGTGGTCGGCGTAGATCTGGCTGGTGACTTCGTTGAAATTGCCCGTGCTCAGGTAGGCGTACTGCTTGGGACGGTCGTGCTCGTTGCGCGTGACGAGGCACAGCTTGGAGTGAACCTTCAGCTCGGGCATCCCGAAAATGACGTAGGCCCCGGCTTTTTGCAGCTTTTCGGCCCAAAACATGTTCGATTCTTCGTCGAAACGCGCTTTCAGCTCCACGACTACCGTTACCTGCTTGCCATTTTTGACGGCTTTGAGCAGGGCTTTCGCCACTTCGCTCTTGGCCGCTACGCGGTAGAGCGTGATCTGGATGCTGCTGACGTGCGGGTCGACGGCGGCTTCCTGCAAAAACCGCGTTACGTACTCAAACGACTGGTAGGGCAGGTTCAGCAGGTGGTCGCGCTCGGCAATGGCAGTCAGCATCTGGCCTTTGCCTTTTGGCAGCGTGGGATGGGGCAGGGGCGGATGCGCCGGGTATTTGAGGTGCGACAAGCCCAGATCGGGGAACCCAAAAAAGTCGCGGAAGTTGTGGTAGCGGCTGCCTTCCACCAACTCGTCTTTGCCGATGCCGGTTTTCTGCATCACGGCCCGCAGCACTTCTTTGGGCATGGTGGGGTCGTAGAGCAAGCGGGCGGGGTAGCCGGTTTCGCGCTTCTGCAAGCTGCTCTTGATTTTGGCCATCAGGTTGCCCGACACCTCCTCCTGAATGTCCAGTTCGGCGTCGCGCGAGAGCTTGATGGCGTGCACCTGCACGCGCTCGTATTTCGGAAACAGCTCGTGAGCGCCACACCGGATTACGTCGTCCAGAAACATCACGTAGCGCTCCTCGCCCTCGCTGGGCAGTTGCACAAAGCGGCTGCCGTGGCGCTTGGTGGGCAGTTCCATCACCAGCACCCGCTCGTCATCGTCGTGCTTGCGGCGCTCGATGGGGTGCGTGAGGTAGAAGGTGAGGTACACGGTCTGGTCTTTCAGAAACAGGTGGTGCAACAAGTCGTCGAGCACCACGGGCGAGAGCAGGTCGCGCACGTTGTCGCGGAAATACTGCCGCACCCATTCGCGTTGCGGCTCGCTCAGGTCGTGCTCCGAAACCAGGTGGATGTGCTGCTGCTGCAAGGCGGGCAGGATGCTGTTGCGAAACGTATCGCCAAAAGCCTGTTGCTGCCGCTTTACTTCTTCCAGCAAATGGTCGAGTTGCTCGGCCGGGTCTTCGCCCAGCTTGGCGCGGGTTTTCTTCTTGAGCTTTACCAAGCGCCGCAGCGTGGCCACGCGCACCTTGAAATACTCGTCGAGGTTGGACGAGAAAATGGCCATGAACTTGATGCGTTCCAGCAGCGGCACGTTGGGGTCTTGCGCCTCCTGAAGCACGCGGTAGTTAAAGGCAAGCCAACTCAGCTCACGGTTGAGCAGCACGGGAGAATTCATAGGAAACTCAAAAAATGAAATGGTACATGAGTAATTATAAGTTATTGTATATTAATGAGTTACATTGATAGTGTCCCGTCCAGCCGAGGTTTAATTCTGGTTGCGCGGATAGTCGTAGAAATAGAATTCGGTGTTTTCCGGTGCCACGTCGGCCCAGTGGTCGACGGCAAATTTCAAGCACACTACCGCGGCCGTCGGCATTTCGGGTATCTGGTTGGGCGAGAGTGAGTTAGCAAAATTTGTAATAATGGGGTTGTGCCCCACCAGCAGCACCGAATCCGCGTCGTCGGGGCATTGGCGCACGATGTCCAGCAGGTCGTCTACTTCGGCCTGGTAGATGCGGTCCAGCACCTCAATGCGGGCGTGCGGATAGTGCAGCTCGCGGGCGACCAGCGCCGCCGTACTCATGGCCCGCACCGCCGACGAGCTGATCAGTAAGTCGAGTTGAATGTCGCGCTTGGCCAGCGCCTGGCCCATGCACGGGGCGTCGTCGCGGCCCCGGTCGTTGAGCGGACGTTCTTGGTCGCTCAGGTCGTCAAAACTCCAGCTCGATTTGGCGTGGCGCATCAGATACAATGTTTTCATGCGGCAGTAGGTAGGTGCGGGCAGGCCTCTTTACTCCTGCCTCCCGCAAATGGTTATGATGAAGGTGGGAGTTAGCACAAATTAGAATAGGAACGCAAAAGACCCGCCCCATGGGGCGGGTCTTTTGCAAAAAAGCAGAAGCGGATCGTCCAACACAACGGCTCTACAGCTGAGCTTATTCCTTCTGGAACCGCTGCCGAATGCTCTGCTGGCCGTTGGTCAGGGTAAGGTAATACAGGCCTTTGGGTAAAGCGCTCACTTGCAATTGCTTACCATCGAAGGCGACGTTCTTTACCTCGTAGCCGCGCAGGTCATACACTTTCACGGTGTAATCCTGGCCGTTTTTTAGGGGCAGGTTTAGCACGTCGCTGGTAGGATTAGGATACGCATCGAGGCGCGTAGTGCCGGCCACAAGCGGGGCCGTATCGCCGGGCGAATTCACGAGCGAAGCACGCGCCCCACCACTGGCAAACAGGGCATTCATGCGCGCCGCCTGGCCGGTCGTGAACATATACATGCACTTGTCGTCGGTGTAGTCCATGTA
This window encodes:
- a CDS encoding DUF6268 family outer membrane beta-barrel protein yields the protein MSLSTAFRRSAFLLLTSLAFGAACPAYAQVTRPTTPVYPPPAPLATDTAAVDQVGSNKEFATPTVVGMGPSKGVVAHLEGLANFSVKTDLRDRDPAAKTSTTAVKNRRAFIKGYIPVWNHPHLKVILGFNYDREEFQFAAPDNSAFYRNLEDKGLKTLGTQLAVIRPIDEVHWFLGRVKGELNGDYTSSELTIPDYLKVSGEFFYGWKRSATFSWGVGLQLGYTFGRQSIYPAVIYNRTFNDRWGVEALFPARVTVRRNLSPRTLLLAGYTVDGLNYNINLREKLANGLQTLIVRETEVKGRLRLEREIYDFIWFGLEGGYRYNYSFNAFDKEGNKRSIFSLGGGTRPKIISNSLGGAPYAAVELFLVPPRKFLKKTASE
- the hmpA gene encoding NO-inducible flavohemoprotein, with protein sequence MTPDQKALVTATVDTLKEHGVALTTHFYRRMFEHNPELKNVFNMGNQQNGKQQMALALAVLAYAEHIEDPSVLVPAVTKIGHKHVSLDIRPEHYAIVGKHLLASIAEVLGEAATPALLDAWENAYGELAALMSGLESGLYQKAVSQDGGWTGWRPFTVKRKVEESAEITSFYLYPTDGGKVAGFQPGQYVSLRLFLPELNLFQPRQYSLSSAPNEEYYRISVKKEAGNPSHPSGMISNRLHQHVQEGDIVEVAPPAGDFTLETDKQTPVVFVSGGVGQTPLLSMLEYLVTTDSNREIVWVHGSRNTKVHAFREPVAQLAARHGNVHKHIFYDSLEPDLQVEGHYEGIVDLQQLNGGTLLQEADHYVCGPAPFIRKQVQDLDALGVPRAAIHFEEFGPATLSI
- a CDS encoding cupin domain-containing protein, which produces MTSASEASPRLNNAPQPILAADLTVLDLVAAKLQLLQAPAWQTSDRSSSVLFKSEGIRLVMMVLRKGAELKTHTAPGTLSVQVLEGHISFYTEQQSADLQTDHVLTLPPGVPHRVVARQESVFLLTIAIPVKTI
- the ppk1 gene encoding polyphosphate kinase 1, producing MNSPVLLNRELSWLAFNYRVLQEAQDPNVPLLERIKFMAIFSSNLDEYFKVRVATLRRLVKLKKKTRAKLGEDPAEQLDHLLEEVKRQQQAFGDTFRNSILPALQQQHIHLVSEHDLSEPQREWVRQYFRDNVRDLLSPVVLDDLLHHLFLKDQTVYLTFYLTHPIERRKHDDDERVLVMELPTKRHGSRFVQLPSEGEERYVMFLDDVIRCGAHELFPKYERVQVHAIKLSRDAELDIQEEVSGNLMAKIKSSLQKRETGYPARLLYDPTMPKEVLRAVMQKTGIGKDELVEGSRYHNFRDFFGFPDLGLSHLKYPAHPPLPHPTLPKGKGQMLTAIAERDHLLNLPYQSFEYVTRFLQEAAVDPHVSSIQITLYRVAAKSEVAKALLKAVKNGKQVTVVVELKARFDEESNMFWAEKLQKAGAYVIFGMPELKVHSKLCLVTRNEHDRPKQYAYLSTGNFNEVTSQIYADHGLFTADQRLTREMGEVFRYFHDHQPKTGFEQLLVAPFELRKKLNSLIDKEIKLAKAGKDAYIILKLNALQDEQMILKLYEADQAGVRVELLIRGISCLVPGLEGQSANIQQRGLVDRYLEHARVYVFGNGGEEKVYVASSDWMSRNLDRRVEVAFPILDPKLRAEVRHLLDLQRQDNVKSRDCHNNFLGQEDPNAPQVRAQFATYDYLKKLGSKPAPKPKAALPAPETPKRSHKAK
- a CDS encoding SixA phosphatase family protein; amino-acid sequence: MKTLYLMRHAKSSWSFDDLSDQERPLNDRGRDDAPCMGQALAKRDIQLDLLISSSAVRAMSTAALVARELHYPHARIEVLDRIYQAEVDDLLDIVRQCPDDADSVLLVGHNPIITNFANSLSPNQIPEMPTAAVVCLKFAVDHWADVAPENTEFYFYDYPRNQN